The Perca fluviatilis chromosome 3, GENO_Pfluv_1.0, whole genome shotgun sequence nucleotide sequence attatgcgtcttgataacgcgccaaaatggcataccaattggcgtgtcatacatacgccacttaatTAGATCAGTCTGCATGATGGGTGTACTGTTAATACTGGAATACGCTGAGAAAAATGTTGTCAGATTtccttttacatatttttttcttctggtgACCATGTCTGGCTAGTGGGTGATAAAACTACAGGTCACTATAAAAATGTTATAGAATCTTATCAATACATTTAGTTTATCACCTATCCTAAtgtcaaacaacaacaaccatctttttttattgcttgCCATGACTCGACTCTCCAGAAACAGTTCagttacccccccccccccaaaaaaaacagagaataaGAGCTTTTCTTGTCTGACTATGACACGAACTGACAACAAGCCACTCACAACATCAGCAGTGTTACACTTGTTTGATCCAGCAGAATGTATCTCTGTGTAGGAGTGTGTagtctattttttttctctctgctctgtcATTGCtatcaaacttttttttctttgttgtcaTCATGATTCCCGTACTAAAGGCGGAGCATCATACTTTTGAAATAGTGTGGTTGTCAACAATATATTATATGTTGTTGTATGACAGCGGGGCAGGATAGAAGGAGGCATGACTATAACAGTATATAGGTTAACTAATGTATGTTGGTTTCATGTTAAGAATAGCACTGGCTTGATTTGACTCAAAGCTCCGAAGGTTAATGTCTTGTTGTATATCTCTACTGCCTCCTGGAACAGCCAATAGTCACTCTGGTTAATGTGAGAAATCAGGTTAAAGTCAGAAActataaaacaaatatacaaatatgtAGATGTACTGCAATGATTACTCTAAATCCAACATTTACAAGTTGTTGTTGAACCGGATTCCCTACTCCAATACATTTGGACCAAGACATTTATTTTAAGCGTATTAAAAGTGGGTGTTGTATAAGAAACCTGTTTAGGGACAAGTTACACTGAAGTCGGaagacattttctttgttttgtttctgttcgGAGCATTTTGACTGACAGCTCAGCGAGAGTACAGGTACTGCAGTGAGAGCACACAGTTTTTGTTTATGTAGTTTTTGTGTGCGACTTTTATCCTGCTGTGAAAACTGATGTATGTGGACTTATTTTAGTCCAAGGTGAGTATTATGCAGACcttgtattttgtgtattattaaataaataataaaactgcATGAAGAGGTCCTAAGGGGCATTGATTCAAATGTCAAGTGTTGGAATGAATTGATTAGCGCATTTACCATTCATTGAGGATTCACCTCAGAGGAAGCAATACAAGTGTTTATATTATCGCACACATAGCTTTTTACAATGAAAACTACTGTAGCTGTAGATGGAtttatttacaaataaaaaagcagTTGAGATGGATTAATGTTGTGAAGCAGATCTGTGCTGTTAACTGTAGAAGGgtggtgtttgttgtgttgttgatgGTAGTGGTGAAGAGCGCTGTCTAACAATTTGGTCAACTGTTTAACTGGGTTGAGATATGGCAACTGTGAAGGCAGTATTAGATGATTCACATCATATCCATACTTAATACAGGACCCCTTCATGTCCTGTATGGAAGCATCTCCATTTGTTGTGTTGTGCGGATTATTTCCACCTGTCTTTAGATGTGATTTCTACTTAATTGCCATAATAAAGTGTAAATGGTACCAGAACAGTAGGGGGCACTGTTGCATAAGGCAGTGGGGAGGACCACAGTACTTTTCCCACAAACGCAgaataacatacagtatattgtgccATTGAAACATACCTGTTAATGTTGTTAGGAGTTTCTAGtaacatttcatttctttttgtccttCCTTTACAGATTGACTCCTTTGAGCTGCTGTATTATTATGATGAACAGCTGGGACACCTAATGTGGTATGTCTTTATGATAAATGACAAAGTGTTGTACATACGTATGTTGTGCTGGGAAATGACAGGACTGTTGCAGAATAATGAATGTTGTGTCTTTTGAAAATACATGAATGCAAGAAACCAATTAAGATTTAGAGAATTTGAATCATAAGATGGAAGTCTGGCTATTTTCCATCCCTAAATACAAATCAGATTTCAGGATGAGCCGATTGAGCAGGCCGTAGGGACAGTTTACACTAGCTATGTGAAGCTGAGAGTACTGCTGACTGGAAAATGAATCCCACAGCATGCAGGAAAAGAGGGGCAGAACTGAGACATTttgtctaataaaaaaaaactggatttgaattggggaaaaaaaaacaatttgaaaaatTTGGTGAAATGGGGTTTCAATATGAGCAGTAAGGGGAAGAGGTAtagctctccctctcttttactTGCACGGCCCTTAAGTTTTATGGCTCAATCAATCAAGATGATACAGTGTTCAAGACACGTAACCACAATGTTTCCGGTTTAATGTGCAGGGACCTTTGTCGCATGTCATATTCCGCTCTCCCTTCATTTCCTCTGTCTCAGCTATTCAACAAAGGCAAAAATGCTCCCAAAATAATCTTTTGAATTAGAATTGCACATTTTACTGAGACCTTTATTGGTTAGCGACAGTGGAGCGATGATGGGAAATGAAGGGAGTGAAAGAGATGAGGAACGACACGCAACAAAGGCCCCCGGTCGAATGTGAACCTGGGAGGCCTCCcccgatatttttttctttttttttaatatgaacACATGAATTGATAAGGATCCCTTTGactgtgttttttaaattgtgacCAAGATAGGTATTGATATTTTATAGTAATCAGACCTGTTCTAAAGGATACTGGTATAAATTAAGCAATGCTGTCTGTGTGCATCAGGCCTCAGCCCCTCAAGGGCTACGTTTGAGTCACCTTTCATTCGCTGGGTTGATTAGTTTACTGACAGAATTTGATTGACAAATTACCATGAATAACAcagttaattattaattattcttCCAAATGTTCAATTTGAAAAAACTGATATCAGTAGAACCTTTGTTTTCTGACCAAACCAAGTCATGACACTGAGTTAAGTTGTctttgaaaaggaaaaatgttaaatgtttttggcTCAGCTGTTGCCCAGCCAGGTTTGCATCATCCTTACGAAGAAAAACTTCAATCTAATTGGGATCAGTCCACtgtacattttctgctttcgttGGATTCTAGGTATATTCCTTTCTTCATCATTCTGTACATCTATTTCACCGGCTGCTTCACCAAGGCCAAAGAACAGAACAAGATTCCCGTCTCTGGTTGGCTGTTGCTGGGACCCAGCGCAGTCTATTATTGGTCAGTCGCCTTCTTTCGTATTTGAAATCCTTCtgtgtagagctgggcaatatattgatattatatcgatatcgtgatatgagactagatatcgtcttagatttgggatattgtaatatcgtaatattgtaatatggcataagtgttgtcttttactggttttaaatgctgcattacagtaaagtgatgtcattttctgaacttaccagactgttctagctgttctattatttgcctttacccacttagtcattatatccacattactgatgattatttatcaaaaatctcattgtgtaaatattttgtgaaagcaccaatagtcaaaactacaatatcattgcggtatcgatatcgtggtatttggtcaaaaagatcgtgatatttgatttttctccgtatcgcccagccctacttctgtGCATGTTGTCCATGAataaaaaatgtcttaacagCAAACCTTTGCAGTAGCCTGAATGATATGAAATTGTAAAGGAATAGGGAAATCTGGCCATGGTCTTTAGTAAACATGCATTCCCTTGTCCATGAGCGCTTTATACTCTATGTAAGGATTTCAATTCAGTTTTGTAATCCAAGATAGCGAATGGAGGTCAGTTGCATCCTGACCTCCATTCATACTCTGTCCTCCAAGTATAACCACTGTCCTCCAAGCAACAGTAGCAACACTCAGTGAGATGATGAAAAGAGTAACAGGATATCTTTGGcatgaataaatacaataaatatgggGCATGTAGACAGGCCATTTCCTTTTGTCAGATGATCGACAGTAAAGCGAGTGTAATGTTCACAAATACGTTGTTTACAAAAGGTGCCTTTACATAATGACAAAACAGAAAGTTTCACAAAACCAATTTCGCCATGTTCACTGACTGGAACAATTTTAGTGTTTTTTGGAAACTATTTTATATGCAACCAAATGAATACCACCATGTGGTTTCTTTTGTAGGGATGGACACAAGCTCTGTTATTTCCATCTTCACTCAGTGCAGAAATTCAAATCGACGCTGCTCTCCTTAAAAattgaataataaataaataaaattgaaattcaacTGCTAATGTAATAAGTGAAGTGAACATTTTCAATGTACAACAGCTGTTTTCTAAAACAATAAACGGCAGCATTGTGTGTTTATTGCAACAGTTTCATTTGTAATTTAAAGTTAGCATTTCTCTCTGAATTCATGACATGTCTTGCTTCATTTTTATCCAGGTACTTGGTCACTGAAGGACAAATCACTGAACTTTTCCTCCTCACCTTCCTTGCCATGGTTGTCATGGTGATACATCAACAACGTAAAGGCCTCAGCCCAGACAGCAATGGCCTGTTCCTGTTCTGTAGTTTCAGTGTTACTGTGCTCCTGGTGGCACTGTGGGTGGTCTATCTGTGGAACGACCCGGTGCTACGCAACAAGTACCCCGGACTCATTTATGTGCCAGAACCCTGGTCCTACTACACCTTACATATCAAGAAGAACCACTGAATTACATCTGTCCAGGTCTGTATATACCTCTGTGTTTCAAGAAAGAAATAGCTTTGAATCAGAAGCCACTTCAGTTTGTATGAACTGACTAAtgcatttgtctttttttcttcagcagATTTGCTGAGACAGAGGCAGTGGCTGCACTCGATGAAGGTTGTTCATGTCCACCGACCTCACTGTTAAACACAAGGTTCTGCTGGCTTCAGCCATATGTATTCAGAAGGGGATTTGTCTCCTCTGTCTATTTCTATattgatacacacacagactttaaCAGGTTGGAATTGTTATGTTTGGTCTGTATTTACACATGCAATCAGATAAAACCAGGACAGGGATTACCCCGCAAAATAAAAAGGGggaccccccccacacacatttCCCCAACCCATGTTACCCAGAAACCCCCCCAGGTTTGCTGTatgttatttaaatttttaatgTGCCATAGTAATGCATATTACTAAAcaattttctttaattaaaaggtgcagtaagcgatgCTGTGCAAAGatttttgatatttgaactcaactgccaaacaaatacacccCTTCCCCccctgaatttgacaaaaagtgtattggattaacatTGCTTACTATACAGTACCTTTGATAAAATTACCACAAAGATCTACACTtagatagtctcgctttgccagactttcctccaccgcggcgctgtggaggagggtctggctagtccacacagcattcctggatgggaggaaaatatgatctggtttattggcatttctttaatccaatcacaattgtcttgggcggtgctaggcACCGGGAAAAGCTGCAGTGCCGCTGAAAAATAGCCTCTGTagggaacttgttttgttggaacgtgtatgttcaaaggttgttttagtcgtaaaacagaaaactcagattggacagacagtctagctcgctgtctggatttaccctgcagagatctgaggagcagttaaccacagtcctcataaatccaccagagtttaaaatgccaacacaaagaaagcagaaggtaacggacatctggcctaaatgagtgaaatccggtggaatttccgtcagcaacggagcaatcccggaagtggaacgtcaacgATATAGACTAACACTCAGACAACCTGGGGCCTGGGCCAGGGTTTGGTTCCCTAAGCAGTTTTGCTCCTTTTGCTCACTTTGCAACTTTGGTAGTCCAGCCTTAAGTAAAAACACAGACCAGCAGCCAGCAGCAACTGTTCTTaccatttgacaaaaaaaaaaaaatcagttacaCCAACTGTCTCTTAACCAGCTAAGCGAATGACAAAGTTGACCTTTTATGAACAAACTCAAGGTGAGTATAAGTACGCTACATt carries:
- the cln6a gene encoding ceroid-lipofuscinosis neuronal protein 6a, whose translation is MQSVRKRRGNDLRTNQTSTPGGLKEHVPQHFHFDLWFCLTLQNWILDFGRPIVMIILPLEWFPLNKPSAGDYFHMAYNVITPFLMLKLIERSPRALSRSAVYLCIITFVMGASIHLVGDSINHRLILSGYQLHLSVRENPIIKDLKPASLIDSFELLYYYDEQLGHLMWYIPFFIILYIYFTGCFTKAKEQNKIPVSGWLLLGPSAVYYWYLVTEGQITELFLLTFLAMVVMVIHQQRKGLSPDSNGLFLFCSFSVTVLLVALWVVYLWNDPVLRNKYPGLIYVPEPWSYYTLHIKKNH